In a genomic window of Zerene cesonia ecotype Mississippi chromosome Z, Zerene_cesonia_1.1, whole genome shotgun sequence:
- the LOC119835796 gene encoding uncharacterized protein LOC119835796, translated as MSFRNYYDSSSYNRNREAGRSTANTATERPASLTAKYTTTSSLKTSSIPVLSDRNAREETPISAIANRYANYNKTNIDKSHTTTASSKYEKKDYSKLSIPSVSTNKSREVSPVSSTSKYKLSRHSRQASPERKTAKGFKEKCKDNGPTERDKDIPTKTEKSSGYSSLSNYKLYPRSVSYTRPVSRADSKPEINYNRTTARTETKPEINYSRPATRAETKSEINYSRPSTRSEIKPEITVNRYAIANRLSSSSYLRSPTPVKRPSVSPVNHIEIPKHEQTKPVLPNIIVEENNISQKDDSDASNKNKCQIDVDDEEELETITVITRHTSPTPPGSSSYVRIRRADLAKTIEKIITRKKKRPDTIDKEIQSDRLDDPTRTSRFAGTSRTSVTNWTYYTPNVNSYTGYAGRYSTQYSTLRDNSNSYRDRCSRSRSKEPIAQECIQDESSGNMQDNDCNDQDNRISDFPQDAINVYENNKDDETSQIIINVNLKLKKSRSPSAVSMTELVSPEITITNNQLPPQPPKPEGSSKLKKGKGRKSSTDSSSDSNSTKKLGKKRSKSVSSTDSDQGSEKGNCINASPNNASKNLKKNKSQNGLQSIKKHHKSRDSNSPESSLTLSSSISEDENASKSKTNDSSRTSAIETSLPTDTIYKHSSTTTPHKTESGTEDAKSFLIRALAPVTNLFKLRHQECSDNNKWVDNSTSDSTSKDASTPLSENTVIKNKCHADNIVASNEDNLVKLKGIRRIESGERSFWLESENSNKSNPDKNTNDAANENKNETQFWQLKKSESKDSKRSSKKCLFIDEEKPWWLDSNANIPEGIERLSPPRKSSSEDDKSENFNFYKLRQMESGEQNDWYLTSNESSSKNNKLESPNSLSPSKSGSDQKTFPLRRIRHIESGERPWWLSSDKNIPEGIEKLPTPPPQEESDSSDSDEVEVYMPTSQIPPFPLHLPDDEPLGDRRSPEGLENPNYVELYRDRSSPYENSGHYRNRNNLTYSKGAKYISRYTDIDDILGNSNHIYSPFMDSMLAKRTNHNIAYEDDDDDDECEEIDPTQVRIHDSTPQMPVIRKMHSRSDLIDYDDADQMQREQ; from the exons ATGTCCTTCCGAAACTAC TATGATTCATCATCGTATAATAGAAATAGAGAAGCGGGTAGATCTACAGCCAACACAGCCACAGAACGTCCAGCATCACTTACAGCTAAATATACTACGACTTCATCCCTAAAGACATCCAGTATTCCAGTTCTCTCCGACCGCAATGCCCGCGAAGAAACACCAATCAGTGCTATCGCAAATAGATATGctaactataataaaacaaacattgatAAATCACACACAACTACTGCATCCTCTAAGTATGAGAAGAAAGATTATTCAAAACTATCGATTCCATCGGTCAGTACAAATAAAAGCAGAGAAGTTAGTCCTGTATCATCAACGTCTAAATATAAGCTAAGCAGGCATTCACGTCAAGCCAGCCCCGAAAGAAAAACAGCTAAAGGTTTTAAAGAAAAGTGTAAAGATAATGGACCTACAGAACGCGACAAAGACATTCCAACAAAGACTGAAAAGTCCTCAGGCTACAGCAGTCTGTCGAACTACAAACTTTATCCCCGTTCTGTAAGTTACACCCGTCCTGTTTCGAGAGCGGATTCAAAGccagaaataaattacaatcgTACGACGGCAAGAACTGAAACAAAACCTGAAATAAACTACAGCCGTCCTGCAACAAGAGCTGAAACaaaatctgaaataaattacagtcGTCCATCAACAAGATCTGAAATAAAACCAGAAATTACTGTTAATAGGTATGCTATAGCAAACCGTTTGTCATCTTCGTCCTACCTTAGAAGTCCTACACCAGTTAAACGACCTTCGGTTTCTCCTGTTAATCACATAGAAATTCCTAAACATGAACAAACAAAACCAGTTTTACCAAATATTATAGtggaagaaaataatatatcacagAAAGATGATTCAGATGCAAGTAACAAAAACAAGTGTCAAATTGATGTAGATGATGAAGAAGAATTAGAAACTATTACAGTAATAACACGACACACATCACCAACACCACCCGGATCTTCATCTTATGTTCGAATAAGACGAGCTGACCTGGCTAAaactattgaaaaaattataactagaaagaaaaaaagaccAGATACAATAGATAAAGAAATCCAATCTGATAGATTAGATGATCCCACAAGAACAAGTCGGTTTGCAGGTACTAGCAGGACAAGTGTTACAAACTGGACATATTACACTCCAAATGTCAATAGCTATACAGGTTATGCAGGAAGGTATTCAACACAGTATTCTACACTGCGAGACAATTCAAATTCTTATAGAGATAGGTGTAGCCGAAGTCGAAGCAAAGAACCTATTGCACAAGAATGTATTCAAGACGAATCCTCAGGAAATATGCAAGACAATGACTGTAATGATCAAGATAATAGAATTTCAGACTTTCCTCAAGATGCCATTAATgtatacgaaaataataaagacgACGAAACatctcaaattattataaatgtcaatttaaaattgaaaaaatcaagAAGTCCTTCTGCTGTTTCTATGACTGAGTTAGTATCCCCAGAAATTACTATAACAAATAATCAACTGCCTCCCCAGCCTCCAAAGCCAGAGGGTTCGAGTAaacttaaaaaaggaaaaggaCGAAAATCGAGTACAGATTCATCATCTGACTCAAATTCCACGAAAAAGCTAGGAAAAAAACGAAGTAAATCTGTCAGTTCCACTGATTCTGATCAAGGTAGTGAAAAAGGAAATTGCATCAATGCGTCTCCTAACAATgcatcaaaaaatttaaaaaagaataaatccCAAAATGGTCTTCaaagcataaaaaaacatcacaaaTCAAGAGACAGCAACAGCCCTGAATCAAGCTTAACATTATCATCATCCATAAGCGAAGATGAAAATGCATCTAAATCAAAAACGAACGATTCGTCGCGAACCTCAGCAATTGAGACATCTTTACCAACTGATACAATTTACAAGCATTCCTCTACAACGACACCTCATAAAACTGAAAGTGGAACAGAAGACGCTAAGTCATTCTTAATCCGAGCATTGGCGCCTGTTACTAATCTTTTTAAACTACGTCACCAGGAATGcagtgataataataaatgggtAGATAATTCAACATCTGATTCAACTAGTAAGGATGCATCGACACCTCTATCAGAAAATACTGtgatcaaaaataaatgtcatgCAGATAATATAGTTGCTTCTAATGAAGACAATCTAGTTAAACTAAAAGGAATCCGGCGAATCGAATCTGGTGAAAGGTCATTTTGGCTAGAGTCAGAAAACAGTAATAAAAGTAACCCCGATAAAAATACTAATGACGCggcaaatgaaaataagaacgAAACTCAATTCTGGCAACTGAAAAAATCAGAAAGTAAGGATTCTAAAAGGTcttcaaaaaaatgtttatttattgatgaagAAAAGCCATGGTGGTTAGATAGTAATGCCAATATACCAGAAGGGATCGAGAGGCTATCCCCGCCTCGAAAATCTTCCAGCGAAGATGACAaaagtgaaaattttaatttttacaaacttcGTCAAATGGAATCTGGAGAACAAAACGATTGGTATTTGACAAGTAATGAGAGttcttctaaaaataataaacttgaaTCACCCAATAGCTTAAGTCCAAGTAAATCAGGTTCCGACCAAAAAACGTTTCCGCTGAGACGCATTAGACATATTGAATCAGGTGAGCGACCTTGGTGGCTATCGAGTGATAAAAACATTCCAGAAGGTATTGAAAAGTTACCTACTCCGCCACCTCAAGAAGAAAGTGATTCTTCCGATTCGGATGAAGTTGAAGTCTATATGCCAACTTCACAAATACCACCTTTTCCGTTACATTTGCCTGACGATGAACCCTTAGGTGATCGGAGAAGTCCAGAAGGCCTAGAAAACCCTAATTATGTAGAGCTTTATAGAGATCGCAGCTCACCATATGAGAATAGTGGCCATTATAGAAATCGTAATAATTTGACATATTCTAAAggtgcaaaatatatttcacgcTATACAGACATCGACGACATATTAGGAAATTCAAACCATATTTACAGTCCATTTATGGATTCCATGTTAGCAAAACGCACCAATCATAATATTGCatatgaagatgatgatgatgatgatgaatgtgAAGAGATAGATCCTACTCAAGTTAGAATCCATGACAGCACACCGCAGATGCCTGTTATCAGAAAAATGCATTCCAG GAGTGATTTGATTGACTACGATGATGCGGATCAA ATGCAGCGGGAGCAGTGA